Genomic DNA from bacterium:
TAATCAAGAATCTCATCCCACTTTCCGAATGTTACATAAGCATAAAGAGGAATTGTTGCAAAGTGCTGAAGTGTCTGGTAACCGCAAACTTCCATCAAAGAATCCGGCGGTTTCTGCGAAGTTTTCAGTGCTGCGTCGATAGCTGTTTTACTGTCTCCTTCCAGAGTTGCAGTTGCCCAGAGAAAATGATAATTGTGCGGGTAATAGGAAATAGGATAAAACCCCTGCTGATTGCATTGGTTAATATATTCCTCATCAGATTTCACTGCACGAATATTTGCAAGCGAGCCCTCGTGATATTTTCCTGTTCTTATATAGATATGCGCGGGCATATGAACCAGATGCCCAGCCCCAGGTGCAAGAAATCTGAGTTTGTCGGCACTTGACAAACCTCTATGCGGTTTCTTTGACGCCTCAACTGCGTGAATGTAAAGATGATTTGCACCATGATGATCAGGATTTCTTTCAATAACACTTTCAAGCACAGCTAGCAGTTCCGGCGTCCACGGTTGTGCTGTTCCATCCTTCAACCAGTAATCCCATGGATGACAATCCATAATTGATTCAGCAAACATTGTTGCAGCATCGAGGTCATCCGGGTATTTGCTGGAGAGATTTCGCATTGCATCTGAATAAGCCTGATCAAGAGGAGTTCTGTCTTCAAGCACTTCAGCAGAGTATCTTTCGGATAAAGCCATAACAAAATCTTTTTCTTTTTGTGTTTCGTTGTCCAGCAGCGAAATTGCTTTTTGAATTGCTTCGTGTGCCGTATGGACAACACCGGCATCCATTGGCAGATTTATATTTGGCCCAAGAACATAAGCCATTCCCCAATATGCCATTGCGCAATTTGAATCAAGTCTAGCGACCTCTTCAAAAGAACGGAAA
This window encodes:
- a CDS encoding tetratricopeptide repeat protein, translating into MRISIIFFLVSVLFLSCNKEETGKAPLFNNLGTLHFPVTTSSELAQKYFDQGVILAYGFNHEEAFRSFEEVARLDSNCAMAYWGMAYVLGPNINLPMDAGVVHTAHEAIQKAISLLDNETQKEKDFVMALSERYSAEVLEDRTPLDQAYSDAMRNLSSKYPDDLDAATMFAESIMDCHPWDYWLKDGTAQPWTPELLAVLESVIERNPDHHGANHLYIHAVEASKKPHRGLSSADKLRFLAPGAGHLVHMPAHIYIRTGKYHEGSLANIRAVKSDEEYINQCNQQGFYPISYYPHNYHFLWATATLEGDSKTAIDAALKTSQKPPDSLMEVCGYQTLQHFATIPLYAYVTFGKWDEILDYPQPQDERPYMQAVWHYARAMAFIAKDEIDKASDEITKLSPLTNNKSIEELSIWGINSAGLLVKIAYEVTNGELEAKKKNYEKAISHLTKAVEYESQLRYDEPPTWFYPCRQNLGAVLLEAGKYAEAEKVYKENLEEIPDNGWGLFGLQQALLKQGKSDEAVEVEKRFNEAWKHADIKLISSRVM